GCTTATATCCCAGTTGCGGCCGGAATTGTTCTCTTCTACGACTGCAAAGGAAAGGGGCGATCATGCTCTTTCTTTCCAGACCTGCGCGCCAGTCCGCGCCCTTGATAGCTCCATAAGGACATGCCCTCACACATGCAGCGCATTGGCCGCATCTGCTTTGGGTCACTGGTTTACCGAAGGGCATGAAAGATTTTGTTAACACAGGGCATGAAAGATTTTGTTAACACTGTTGCCAGGCGAAGACCGCAGCCCAACTCTGCGGACACGAATAGTGCATTTTTTCCGATCCATCCTAATCCTGCCTTCGTAGCAGCCAATTTATGCGGGAAATCGCTCAGCAGGCCCGGCAGGTTCTTGGAAATTGGGGGAATCCATGCTGTGGATCCCTTTTTCTGCAGGTAATCTCCGCAGACTTCCAGAATTCGTTTCATTCTGTCCTTAGTATCCTGAAGATGTCTCTCAAAGGCGTCCACGTCTGTTTCGCAGTTATCAAGAATCCCCCGGTCGTAAGATATCCCGATAGAAACGGCGGTCAGATATATTTCGCCGTGAAAAGCCATATCCGACACGTCGGCAAAACCGACGAGGTTTGCACCGGATTCCAAGAGAATCGATTTCAGTTCTTTCTGAGTGGCATCCATAGCGACGGGAAATTTTGAGGCATCGTCATAAGAAACTCAGGTCCAGATTCATATCGGCGGCGAGGGCGGAGAGTTCTTCTTTCACTTTCACGATGGATTCTTCGGCGGGCACGGCTGCGTCCAGCAGGAGATCGAAAAGCGGAGTCCCGGAAAGCGGGGCGCTGGTAACCTTTGTTTCGAGCGAATGGATATTGACGTTGTGCCGGTGCAGGATTGCGACCACCCGCTGAACGATTCCCGGATGGTCCATCGCGATGACTTCCATCCGCAACGGCAGTTCCGGATGGTGCGGGAGCAAGGCGGGGTCGTCAGCTTCATGCAGCGACACTTCGAATCCCGAGCCGGCCAGTTCCGGGATTCCTCCTCTGATCGCGCTGATGTGCTCTTCCGGGCAGGAGAACAGCGTCATGATGGAAAATCGTCCGCCCATGGCGGCCATGCGGCTATCTTCGATGTTGGCGCCCCGCGTGAAAAGGAAACTGGAGACCTCGTCGACGATTCCGGGCCGGTCCTTGCCGACCAGGAAGAGGATCATATACTTTTTCATCTGTCCGGCTCCACGTAGTGCTAATGAATTGCCTCTTGCGGCAACGGCCTCAGCCGCCGAGGCATGGGTGTCGCGCCGCGGACGTCTCGTCAAGCCGTCTCACCTTGGTACGCCCGGGAGCACGGCGCAACTGGTCGGGATACTGCTCGGCCTCGACGGCAACTGTTTTGAAGGCCTCGATGAAGGCGTCGATGGTCTCTTTCGATTCAGTCTCAGTCGGCTCGATCATGATTGCGCCGTCCACCACCAGCGGGAAATAAACCGTCGGCGGATGAAACCCATAATCGATCAACCGCTTCACCATGTCGAGAGTGGTGACCTTGTGCTTCTTTTGCAGCTTGTCCGAGAACACGCATTCATGCATGCAGGGCCTATCGTACGCGAGGTGAAGCGTTCCCTTCAGACGTTCCTTGATGTAGTTCGCATTGAGTACGGCGAGCTCGCTGACACGCTTCAGATCGGCGCCCATGCTGAGAATATAGGCGTGCGCCCGCACCATGATCGAGAAATTTCCGTAAAACGAGTGCAGCTTGCCGATGGAATCGGGAAAATCGCTCGAGAGCGCATACGATCCTTTGCGCTCGACCACGCGCGGCACGGGGAGAAACGGCTCGAGATGTTTCCTCACGCAAATGGGGCCGGCGCCGGGTCCGCCGCCTCCATGAGGAGTCGAGAATGTTTTGTGCAGATTCAGGTGCAATACGTCGACGCCGATTTCGCCCATCCGCACGATTCCCATGACGGCATTCATGTTCGCGCCGTCGCAATAGACGAGGCCGCCTTTGCGGTGTACGATTTCGGCGATCTGCTTTATATGTTCCTCAAACAACCCAAGCGTATTCGGATTGGTTACCATGATGCCGGCGGTCTGATCGTCCATCGCTTCGGCAATTGATTCGGGAGAGAGGATTCCGTTCTCGTTCGATTTTACTGGAATCGGCTCATACCCGCACAGCGCTGCGCTGGCGGGGTTCGTGCCGTGGGCGGTATCCGGAATAATGATTTTTGTACGGCGGCCGCATTTCTTCTTGTGGTAGGCATGAATGAGCAGCATGCCGGCCAGTTCGCCTTGCGCCCCCGCCGCCGGCTGGAGAGAGACGGCCTGCATCCCGGTGATTTCTGCAAGAAGGCGTTCCAATTCCGACATCACCTTCAGCGCGCCTTGAGAAAGCGAATCCGGCGAAAGAGGATGCAATTCGGCGAATCCTCTGAAGGCGGCCAATTTCTCATGCAGTTTGGGGTTGTACTTCATCGTGCATGAGCCAAGGGGATACATCCCGCTGTCCACTCCGAAATTCCACTGGGAGAGGCGTGTGTAATGACGGACGATCTCGGGCTCGCTCAATTCCGGAAAATCGGGTGGGTCGCCCGCAACGGCATTATCTATTTGCCGGCGTTCGACGTCGCGCCGGGGCAGGTCCGCGGCGCACCGCCCGGGTTTTCCCATCTCCCATAACGGCGGCTCGTTGAAAACCAGGCCGGTGGCTCCGGGAAAAGTAGTCATCGTCCGACCTCCTCAGCGAGCGCATCCAGATCCGAGCGGGATTTCGTCTCTGTGACGCAGAGCAGGTGATGGTCCTTCAGTTCCGGATAATAGGCATCGAGCGGGAGTCCGGCGAGCACTTTCCTTTCGAGAAGCCGGCGATAATCGCCAGGATTGGGGAAGCGCACGACAAATTCATTGAAAGTCGGGCCGGAGAAAGGAAGCTCGCACCCTTTCTCGCGCAGCCGGTCTTTGAGATATTCCGCCTTATCATGGTTCAACTGAGCCATTTCCCGGAAACCCGTTTTTCCGAGTGTAGCCATGTACATCGCCGCCGCCAGCGCACACAGACTGCTGTTGGTGCAAATGTTGGACGTTGCTTTTTGCCGGCGGATGTGCTGTTCGCGGGTGGCGAGCGTCAAGACATATCCGCCTCGCCCTTCCACATCCTGGGCGCGTCCGACGAGGCGTCCGGGCATGTTGCGAACGTACTGCATCTTTGAGGCAAATATCCCCAGTCCCGGCCCTCCGAATGACTGCGGGATACCGAGGCTTTGTCCTTCGCCGCAAGCGATATCCGCGCCGTACTTACCGGGCGGTTTCAGGATTCCATATGCGAGCGGCTCCGTAAAAGAGACGATCAACAGAGCGTCATGCGCTCTTGCCGCTTCGGCGGCGGAATCCAGGTCTTCGATCACGCCGAAGAAGTTGGGCGATTGAACGACCACAGCAGCAACTTCACCGGCTTGCTGAAGAGAAGAGTAGTCGGTGCGGCCGTCAGAAAGATGAGGAAGTTCGATCGCGCTGTAGCCCGTGGGCGCAAAATACGTCTGCGCCACTCTCCGATAATGAGGGTGAATCGACCGGGAAATCGCCACAGTTGGTTTCTTCGTGATTCGAATGGACATCAGCAACGCTTCGGCCAGCGAGGAGGCGCCGTCGTAGAGCGAGGCATTCGCCACTTCCATTTGCATCAGCCTGGCTGTGAGCGTTTGATATTCATAGATTGCCTGAAGAGTTCCCTGGCTGATCTCGGGTTGATATGGAGTGTAGGCGGTGTAGAATTCCGAACGAGAGAGCAGCTGCCTGTTTGATTCCGGGATGAAGTGGTCGTAGCTGCCCGCTCCAATGAAGGAGGAGAATCCTTGGGCGGCGGCGGTTGTATTGGAAAGGAGTTCGAAATAACCCTCGAGCTCCCACTCATTCAGCGGTTCGGGAAGCGTGAGCGGTCCGCGAAGGCGGCAGTCATCCGGTATCGGAGAGAACAGTTCTTCCAGCGAACGCACGCCGATAACTGCGAGCATGGCAGCTACGTCGCTGTCGGTATGAGGCAAGTATCGCATTTATTCCGTTCCCTCAAGCATCTTCCGATAATCGTCCTTCGTCATCAGGTCGTCATATTCTGACACATCGAGCGCCTTCACTTCTATTATCCATCCCCTGCCGTAGGGGTCTTGATTTATAGAACCGGGCGACTCCTCGAGGAGATTGTTGACGGCAACGACTGTTCCACTGACGGGTGTCAGCATCTCGGAGGCCGCCTTTGTCGATTCTACAGTTCCGAATTCCTCCCCCTGATGGAGAATATCGCCGATCTCGGGCAGCTCAACGAAAGTGATATCCCCGAGCCGATCCTGGGCGTAATCTGAAATGCCGACTCGTATATGATTTCCCTCCAGGCGCGCCCATTCGTGATCGGTGGAATATCGGACATCGTCCGGCAGCTTCAACTCATCAAGTTCTTTCATTCGTTCTCCTCCTACTCTCCAAGGAAATGCTTCATGGGAAGCCGGGCGGTGCGGTCGGGTCGAATGTCCTTAACTATCTCGACAGGAATTTCCCGCCGCTTGTCCCGTAAAACCACGTGAGTTCCGGGTTCCAGCCGGGAGCGCACTTTTGCAAAGCCGCAGCACAAGCCCAGCGGATTGAAGTTTTGAGGTCTTTGGGGACTGGCGACGCTGCAGATGGCCCCGTTAACCCGGCCGATGGCCAGATCGGCGACACACGTCAGCGCGAGACCGATCTCATTTCCATCAGATCCGATACCG
The DNA window shown above is from Candidatus Abyssobacteria bacterium SURF_5 and carries:
- a CDS encoding ACT domain-containing protein, which translates into the protein MKKYMILFLVGKDRPGIVDEVSSFLFTRGANIEDSRMAAMGGRFSIMTLFSCPEEHISAIRGGIPELAGSGFEVSLHEADDPALLPHHPELPLRMEVIAMDHPGIVQRVVAILHRHNVNIHSLETKVTSAPLSGTPLFDLLLDAAVPAEESIVKVKEELSALAADMNLDLSFL
- a CDS encoding glycine dehydrogenase subunit 2 is translated as MTTFPGATGLVFNEPPLWEMGKPGRCAADLPRRDVERRQIDNAVAGDPPDFPELSEPEIVRHYTRLSQWNFGVDSGMYPLGSCTMKYNPKLHEKLAAFRGFAELHPLSPDSLSQGALKVMSELERLLAEITGMQAVSLQPAAGAQGELAGMLLIHAYHKKKCGRRTKIIIPDTAHGTNPASAALCGYEPIPVKSNENGILSPESIAEAMDDQTAGIMVTNPNTLGLFEEHIKQIAEIVHRKGGLVYCDGANMNAVMGIVRMGEIGVDVLHLNLHKTFSTPHGGGGPGAGPICVRKHLEPFLPVPRVVERKGSYALSSDFPDSIGKLHSFYGNFSIMVRAHAYILSMGADLKRVSELAVLNANYIKERLKGTLHLAYDRPCMHECVFSDKLQKKHKVTTLDMVKRLIDYGFHPPTVYFPLVVDGAIMIEPTETESKETIDAFIEAFKTVAVEAEQYPDQLRRAPGRTKVRRLDETSAARHPCLGG
- a CDS encoding aminomethyl-transferring glycine dehydrogenase subunit GcvPA, which encodes MRYLPHTDSDVAAMLAVIGVRSLEELFSPIPDDCRLRGPLTLPEPLNEWELEGYFELLSNTTAAAQGFSSFIGAGSYDHFIPESNRQLLSRSEFYTAYTPYQPEISQGTLQAIYEYQTLTARLMQMEVANASLYDGASSLAEALLMSIRITKKPTVAISRSIHPHYRRVAQTYFAPTGYSAIELPHLSDGRTDYSSLQQAGEVAAVVVQSPNFFGVIEDLDSAAEAARAHDALLIVSFTEPLAYGILKPPGKYGADIACGEGQSLGIPQSFGGPGLGIFASKMQYVRNMPGRLVGRAQDVEGRGGYVLTLATREQHIRRQKATSNICTNSSLCALAAAMYMATLGKTGFREMAQLNHDKAEYLKDRLREKGCELPFSGPTFNEFVVRFPNPGDYRRLLERKVLAGLPLDAYYPELKDHHLLCVTETKSRSDLDALAEEVGR
- the gcvH gene encoding glycine cleavage system protein GcvH, coding for MKELDELKLPDDVRYSTDHEWARLEGNHIRVGISDYAQDRLGDITFVELPEIGDILHQGEEFGTVESTKAASEMLTPVSGTVVAVNNLLEESPGSINQDPYGRGWIIEVKALDVSEYDDLMTKDDYRKMLEGTE